From Williamwhitmania taraxaci, the proteins below share one genomic window:
- a CDS encoding cupin domain-containing protein, with product MVDKIYNGEEFLGLIIRNNYSADGVSFFTDDNSPQQVAFMKHQKGKEILPHVHNSIKREIFYTSEVLLIKKGRLRVDFYSASKVYLESRVLVPGDVILLAGGGHGFQMLEEVEMIEVKQGPYLGEMDKVRFSAVESSELKLL from the coding sequence ATGGTTGATAAGATATATAATGGTGAAGAGTTTCTCGGTTTAATAATCCGTAACAATTACTCAGCTGATGGTGTCTCTTTTTTTACGGATGATAATTCGCCACAGCAGGTGGCTTTTATGAAGCATCAGAAAGGAAAGGAAATATTACCACACGTCCATAATTCGATAAAACGAGAGATATTTTATACCTCGGAGGTTTTGCTCATAAAAAAAGGTCGTCTGAGGGTTGATTTCTATTCAGCATCCAAGGTCTATTTGGAAAGTAGAGTTTTGGTTCCGGGCGATGTTATACTTTTAGCGGGTGGCGGACATGGTTTTCAAATGCTTGAAGAGGTTGAGATGATTGAGGTAAAACAGGGGCCTTACCTTGGAGAGATGGATAAAGTGCGGTTTTCTGCTGTTGAATCGTCGGAACTAAAGCTATTGTAA
- a CDS encoding NAD-dependent epimerase/dehydratase family protein, producing the protein MKNRLLVTGSSGFVGSNFIRNSEQFNITEIDLLSITTDKINFNNIDSVLHLAALVHQMKGAPEEQYFKVNRDLAFNVAKSAKEQGVKQFVLMSTAKVYGESTANGGSWSEVSDCAPSDPYGKSKYEAELLIRGLEDDNFKVAIVRSPLVYGAGVKANMFSLIRLVERFPLLPLGDIRNERSVVYIGNLVALLTKIIEEQASGIFIAGDRSPLSTSEMIKLIAAGFNRKVSLLKVPKFILAGVRRILPSITYRLYGSLVLDNSNTNKVLNFTPPYSSEQGICEMVKWYKTRRK; encoded by the coding sequence ATGAAAAATAGACTGCTAGTTACGGGGTCCTCCGGTTTTGTTGGTTCAAACTTCATAAGAAATTCGGAGCAGTTTAACATTACTGAGATCGATTTATTATCCATAACAACTGATAAAATTAATTTTAATAATATAGATTCTGTTCTTCATCTTGCAGCTCTTGTTCATCAAATGAAGGGAGCACCGGAAGAGCAGTATTTTAAGGTAAACCGTGATTTAGCTTTCAATGTTGCAAAAAGTGCTAAGGAGCAAGGTGTAAAGCAGTTTGTATTGATGAGCACCGCTAAGGTATATGGAGAATCAACTGCAAACGGAGGTTCCTGGTCTGAAGTATCAGATTGTGCTCCATCAGATCCCTACGGTAAAAGTAAGTATGAGGCGGAATTGCTAATTAGAGGGCTTGAAGATGATAACTTCAAGGTTGCGATTGTTAGGTCGCCTCTGGTATATGGAGCAGGAGTGAAGGCGAATATGTTTAGTTTAATTAGGTTGGTTGAAAGGTTCCCCTTATTACCTCTTGGTGATATTCGCAATGAAAGATCTGTAGTGTATATAGGTAACTTGGTGGCTCTTTTGACGAAAATAATTGAAGAACAGGCTTCCGGTATTTTCATTGCTGGTGATAGATCTCCTTTGTCCACTTCAGAGATGATAAAGTTAATTGCTGCTGGTTTTAACCGGAAGGTGAGTTTACTTAAAGTCCCAAAGTTTATATTGGCTGGAGTGAGAAGAATACTGCCCTCTATAACATATCGGCTATACGGTTCTCTGGTTTTAGATAATAGCAACACGAATAAGGTTCTTAATTTTACGCCTCCATATTCAAGCGAGCAGGGGATTTGTGAAATGGTAAAATGGTATAAAACTAGAAGAAAATAA
- a CDS encoding DegT/DnrJ/EryC1/StrS family aminotransferase, with amino-acid sequence MEFIPVCEPFLNGNELKYVDDCLKTGWISSSGKYVKAFEESFAAYCGARYAVGVTNGTVALHLALVAAGVGKGDEVIMPNFTMIATAFAACYAGAIPVFVDADPQTWNIDIRKIEEKITSRTKVIMPVSIFGHPCDMDEINALAQKYKLIVIEDAAESHGAIYRGRKVGTLANITSFSFFANKNLTTGEGGMIVTDSEELYKKALYFKNMCFPLDAPRNYLHHDIGFNYRISNIHAAIGLAQVERADEYKEMRITNHMLYTEFLYGVQGITFQQSRDYVTNVFWMNSIIIDPVKYGKTRDQLIAHLNECGVDTRLLFKGMNIQPSLVSYGCDCSGDYPVTDWLSENGFYLPSGSALTRDNIESICKIIIDYKGN; translated from the coding sequence ATGGAATTTATACCAGTTTGTGAACCATTTCTTAACGGGAATGAACTAAAGTATGTGGATGATTGTCTGAAGACTGGATGGATTTCTTCTTCTGGAAAATATGTCAAGGCATTTGAGGAATCGTTTGCTGCATATTGTGGCGCTCGATATGCCGTTGGTGTAACCAATGGAACCGTGGCACTTCACTTAGCGTTAGTGGCTGCTGGCGTAGGGAAGGGGGATGAAGTGATCATGCCCAATTTTACAATGATTGCCACTGCTTTTGCAGCCTGCTATGCTGGTGCAATTCCCGTATTTGTTGATGCTGATCCCCAAACTTGGAATATTGATATTCGTAAAATAGAGGAGAAAATTACCAGTAGAACAAAGGTAATCATGCCCGTTTCTATATTTGGTCATCCTTGTGATATGGATGAAATAAACGCTCTTGCCCAAAAGTATAAGCTGATTGTAATTGAGGATGCTGCTGAATCGCATGGGGCTATCTACCGGGGACGAAAAGTTGGGACGCTAGCTAATATTACATCCTTTAGTTTCTTTGCTAATAAGAATTTAACCACTGGCGAAGGTGGTATGATTGTTACCGATAGTGAAGAGTTATACAAAAAAGCACTTTACTTCAAAAATATGTGCTTTCCGTTGGATGCACCTCGCAACTATCTACACCACGATATTGGATTTAATTACCGCATATCCAACATTCATGCTGCAATTGGGCTTGCACAAGTCGAAAGAGCTGATGAATATAAAGAAATGCGTATTACCAACCATATGCTTTATACTGAATTTTTATATGGTGTGCAAGGAATTACTTTTCAGCAGTCAAGAGATTATGTCACCAATGTTTTCTGGATGAATTCCATTATTATTGATCCAGTAAAGTATGGTAAAACACGTGATCAGTTAATTGCCCATCTTAATGAGTGTGGAGTGGATACTCGATTACTATTTAAGGGGATGAATATTCAACCTTCACTAGTAAGTTATGGTTGCGATTGTTCGGGGGATTATCCTGTAACTGATTGGCTATCGGAGAATGGTTTTTATTTACCTTCGGGTAGTGCGCTCACAAGGGATAATATTGAGTCAATCTGCAAAATAATTATCGATTACAAAGGGAATTAA
- the gmd gene encoding GDP-mannose 4,6-dehydratase — translation MAKTALITGITGQDGAYLAEFLLNKGYIVHGVKRRSSLINTDRIDHLYKDPLLEKTNLFLHHGDLTDSPNLIRLIEETNPDEIYNLAAMSHVHVSFEIAEYTGNADGLGTLRLLEAIRLLKKTDKTRIYQASTSELYGKVQAIPQNEDTPFYPRSPYAVAKMYAYWITVNYREAYNMFACNGILFNHESPIRGETFVTRKISRAVARIALGMQPKLLLGNLSAKRDWGHAKDYVDAMWRILQYNEPQDFVIATGVTTEVREFVRMSFNVIGVDLEFVGEGVKEKGIVSACRNLEFQLPIGAEVVGVDPFYFRPTEVDLLLGDASKAYKLLGWKPVHTVHNLAVEMVNSDLHYFKGQKLLSDNGFKTERYW, via the coding sequence ATGGCAAAAACTGCACTAATTACAGGTATTACAGGTCAAGATGGAGCTTATTTGGCCGAATTTCTTCTCAATAAGGGTTACATTGTACATGGGGTAAAGCGACGTAGCTCCTTAATCAATACCGATCGTATTGATCATCTTTACAAAGATCCGCTTTTAGAGAAGACAAACTTGTTCCTGCATCACGGTGATCTTACCGACTCTCCAAATCTAATTCGTCTAATTGAGGAGACGAACCCCGATGAGATCTACAACCTTGCTGCAATGAGCCACGTTCATGTTAGCTTTGAAATTGCTGAATATACAGGGAATGCTGATGGCCTTGGAACTCTTCGTTTGCTCGAGGCTATTCGTTTGCTGAAAAAAACAGACAAAACTCGGATTTATCAAGCATCTACTAGCGAGTTGTATGGTAAGGTACAGGCTATTCCACAAAACGAGGATACCCCTTTTTATCCTCGCAGTCCTTATGCTGTTGCTAAAATGTATGCATACTGGATTACGGTAAACTATAGGGAAGCCTACAATATGTTTGCCTGCAATGGTATTCTATTTAATCACGAAAGTCCAATTCGAGGGGAAACTTTTGTGACTCGTAAAATATCTCGAGCAGTAGCTCGAATTGCCTTAGGTATGCAGCCTAAGTTGCTGTTGGGAAACCTCTCTGCTAAACGCGATTGGGGACATGCAAAGGACTATGTTGATGCTATGTGGCGTATTCTTCAATACAATGAACCACAGGATTTTGTCATAGCAACAGGTGTTACAACTGAAGTTCGTGAGTTTGTGCGGATGTCTTTTAACGTAATTGGTGTTGATCTAGAATTTGTGGGTGAAGGTGTAAAAGAAAAAGGAATTGTATCAGCGTGTCGCAATTTAGAATTTCAGTTACCAATTGGAGCCGAAGTTGTAGGTGTTGATCCATTTTACTTTCGGCCAACTGAGGTTGATTTACTTCTTGGCGATGCCTCCAAGGCCTATAAGTTATTGGGATGGAAACCTGTTCATACTGTTCATAATCTTGCAGTAGAGATGGTTAATTCAGACCTCCATTACTTTAAGGGGCAAAAACTTCTTTCCGATAACGGTTTTAAGACTGAAAGATACTGGTAG
- a CDS encoding glycosyltransferase family 4 protein, whose product MEKGTIVWVIGRLEAPAGGERLLLEGAKYYREQGYDVHIITWHFNEAALYDGSYECKNIHIIGKTDTPRNKVFKRAAERLMGVFSLIKLIRLLKPKFMIAQGDYDVALVYFASIFTSTPYAYLVFGQMYQYPKDIAKYSLMFRRHLKGIVTSYKGYSSTIPLKRPKSSLLNVITSEIICVVRYFAARKAFVRVVFSEQVKKEVKLVYGKDAIIAKGAFNSDIFSYIPNIAKAKEELGIAFDQKVVLSASTLNVKKRIDLILQSFSLIKTPNCRLIIAGKGPEEAALQSLTVKLGLESRVQFIGFIPEKDLFKVKSMCDVFISLDVADFDISPLEALALDTRMVCTSDLELDTNLKTHSGIFISASDSEVDVADSIDLALNYKKIDDRDKLKQYTWSHYFDVILTNFKR is encoded by the coding sequence ATGGAAAAGGGTACAATTGTTTGGGTTATTGGTCGTTTAGAGGCTCCTGCTGGGGGAGAACGATTGCTTTTGGAAGGAGCAAAATACTACAGGGAGCAAGGGTACGATGTGCACATAATTACTTGGCATTTTAATGAGGCTGCTCTTTATGATGGTAGCTATGAGTGTAAAAATATTCATATAATTGGAAAGACGGATACACCACGCAATAAGGTATTTAAACGTGCTGCGGAACGTTTAATGGGCGTTTTTAGTTTGATTAAGCTAATTCGTCTATTGAAACCAAAGTTCATGATAGCACAGGGCGATTATGATGTTGCTTTGGTTTATTTTGCATCTATATTTACTAGCACTCCTTATGCATACTTAGTTTTTGGCCAAATGTATCAATATCCGAAAGATATTGCTAAGTATTCATTAATGTTTCGTCGTCATTTGAAAGGTATTGTAACCTCATACAAGGGGTATAGTTCAACTATTCCTCTTAAACGACCTAAGTCCTCGCTTTTAAATGTAATTACAAGTGAGATAATTTGTGTTGTGAGGTATTTTGCTGCACGAAAGGCTTTTGTGCGAGTTGTATTTTCGGAGCAGGTAAAAAAAGAGGTTAAGTTAGTTTACGGCAAGGATGCAATAATAGCCAAGGGAGCCTTCAATTCAGATATCTTTAGTTATATTCCAAATATTGCGAAAGCAAAGGAGGAACTTGGAATTGCGTTTGATCAAAAAGTAGTTTTATCGGCCAGCACGTTAAATGTGAAAAAGCGCATTGATCTTATACTTCAATCTTTTTCTTTAATAAAGACGCCCAACTGCAGGTTGATTATTGCGGGTAAGGGGCCAGAGGAAGCAGCCTTGCAGAGTTTAACCGTTAAGCTTGGTTTAGAGAGTAGGGTTCAGTTTATTGGATTTATTCCTGAGAAAGATCTTTTTAAGGTAAAGTCGATGTGTGATGTTTTTATCAGCCTCGATGTTGCTGATTTTGATATTTCGCCACTAGAGGCATTAGCGTTGGACACAAGGATGGTTTGCACTTCAGACCTAGAACTTGACACCAACCTCAAAACCCATAGTGGAATATTTATTTCTGCTTCCGATTCTGAGGTTGATGTTGCTGATTCCATTGATTTAGCGCTCAACTATAAAAAGATTGATGATCGAGATAAACTTAAGCAGTACACTTGGTCTCACTATTTCGACGTTATACTGACCAACTTTAAACGCTGA
- a CDS encoding MraY family glycosyltransferase: MTYFVRKWALNKSILDEPNERSSHSIPTPRGGGIAIAITWFLAIGFLFFQKDIDLALFSALLCGIPISVIGLVDDVFTISPKLRLFIQTASATLALIFLGGLNSIDVGFSLLTVPYLFSIIAIIGIVWFTNLFNFLDGIDGYISAEVIFIGFSFFLLFGGIAPVLLAAITAGFLVWNWQPAKIFMGDVGSTLLGFTIGVFAVYYQNSGDSSIIIWLMLTSLFWFDASLTLFRRWRNGETLSKAHKKHAYQRIVQSGFSHQKTVIYSLLINFSILGLVWLAIRYPIYSLIFLGINLAYLYLIMKMVDKRFPFQK; this comes from the coding sequence TTGACCTATTTTGTAAGAAAATGGGCTTTAAATAAGTCCATCCTTGATGAGCCCAACGAGCGTAGCTCCCACTCAATTCCCACACCTAGGGGCGGGGGTATTGCTATTGCAATTACTTGGTTTTTAGCAATTGGTTTTCTTTTTTTTCAAAAGGATATTGATTTAGCACTTTTCTCTGCCCTACTCTGCGGCATACCTATTTCTGTTATTGGCCTTGTAGATGATGTCTTTACTATATCCCCTAAACTACGTCTTTTTATTCAAACTGCTTCGGCAACCTTGGCGCTTATCTTTCTGGGTGGACTAAATAGTATCGACGTTGGGTTTAGTTTGCTTACGGTGCCATATCTATTTAGTATTATTGCCATTATAGGTATAGTTTGGTTTACTAATCTGTTCAACTTTCTCGATGGTATCGATGGTTATATTAGCGCTGAGGTGATTTTCATTGGATTCTCATTCTTTTTGCTATTTGGGGGTATTGCCCCTGTATTGCTTGCCGCTATAACAGCAGGATTTTTGGTATGGAATTGGCAACCTGCAAAAATATTTATGGGCGATGTGGGGAGCACTCTTCTTGGATTTACCATAGGGGTCTTTGCTGTTTATTACCAAAACAGTGGTGATTCGTCAATTATTATTTGGCTTATGCTCACTTCTCTGTTTTGGTTTGATGCTTCGCTTACGCTTTTCCGCCGCTGGCGAAACGGAGAAACCCTTTCTAAGGCTCACAAAAAGCATGCCTACCAGCGTATTGTGCAGTCTGGATTTAGCCATCAAAAGACTGTAATTTATTCTCTTCTTATTAACTTCTCCATATTGGGACTGGTGTGGTTGGCTATTCGTTATCCAATCTATTCACTAATATTTTTAGGAATTAACCTCGCTTACTTATACCTAATTATGAAAATGGTGGATAAACGTTTTCCATTTCAAAAGTAG